In a single window of the Cupriavidus sp. P-10 genome:
- a CDS encoding acyl-CoA synthetase yields MTQLTTHVQAATNLAQPDPYRPRLTVTALADIRRFEQTPLADRRLPDSTYELLRLARDRAPEAPALHYFTSGDELAKSVTITHAQMFGRITQTANLLHSLGLGADDVIGVLMPVTPESQYAIWGSEATGIACPVNWMLEPEIIAALLRNAGAKAVIAYGPDPDIEAWNKAMLVRRELPGVQHWIKAGGGKASEAGIVDLDAGLERFDDDSLDSQRVFSPGDTASMFHTGGTTGTPKLALHTHGNEVAMAWVSAMQIDVQPEDVRVCGVPMFHVTGVLTNCLMPLARGASVVLLTSSGWRDPSVIRNLWQIVGHFGVTALGMVPSVVNMALNIPIGDADISSLKAASCGTAPLSVAVAEAFERLTGAMIFEGYGLTEGTALSATNPRYGQRRIGSIGLPMAYQEMKVVKVAGGRIQRDCEPGEPGIVVVRGPNIFAGYLNPEQNKGIWFEGGWFNTGDLGYADEDGYFWLTGRAKDLIIRGGNNIDPRMIEEALYRHPEVFDAAAVGLPDAHAGELPVAYIALKPGSTFPLGRIKHYAYEVIPERAAVPKQFYLVDAIPKTAVGKIQKNALRSDAVLRAQRQMLAEVNAQTPVPLVDIRIEDRGDQGILSTLVLPAALSPEDREIAAATIGKAFSTLTIKYAVVYE; encoded by the coding sequence ATGACGCAGCTCACCACCCACGTGCAGGCGGCCACCAACCTGGCGCAACCGGACCCCTACCGCCCCAGGCTGACCGTGACGGCGCTTGCCGATATCCGCCGCTTCGAGCAGACGCCCCTTGCCGACCGCCGCCTGCCCGACAGCACCTACGAGTTGCTGCGCCTGGCCCGCGATCGTGCGCCGGAGGCGCCTGCCCTGCACTATTTCACCTCCGGCGACGAGCTGGCGAAGTCGGTCACCATCACCCATGCGCAAATGTTCGGGCGCATCACGCAGACCGCCAACCTGCTGCACTCGCTCGGCCTGGGCGCCGATGACGTGATCGGGGTGCTGATGCCGGTGACACCGGAATCGCAATACGCGATCTGGGGCAGCGAGGCGACCGGCATTGCCTGCCCGGTCAACTGGATGCTGGAGCCCGAGATTATCGCGGCGCTGCTGCGCAATGCCGGCGCCAAGGCGGTGATTGCCTACGGCCCCGACCCCGATATCGAAGCCTGGAACAAGGCCATGCTGGTGCGCCGCGAGTTGCCGGGCGTGCAGCACTGGATCAAGGCCGGCGGCGGCAAGGCCAGCGAGGCGGGCATCGTCGATCTCGATGCCGGGCTTGAGCGCTTCGACGACGATTCGCTGGACAGCCAGCGGGTGTTTTCGCCGGGCGATACCGCTTCGATGTTCCATACCGGGGGCACGACCGGCACGCCCAAGCTGGCGCTGCACACCCACGGCAACGAAGTGGCCATGGCATGGGTCAGCGCGATGCAGATCGACGTGCAGCCCGAGGATGTCCGCGTCTGCGGCGTGCCGATGTTCCATGTCACCGGCGTGCTGACCAATTGCCTGATGCCGCTGGCCCGCGGCGCCTCGGTCGTGCTGCTGACCTCCAGCGGCTGGCGCGATCCCTCGGTCATCCGCAATCTCTGGCAGATCGTCGGGCACTTCGGCGTCACGGCGCTCGGAATGGTCCCGAGCGTGGTCAACATGGCGCTCAATATCCCGATTGGCGACGCCGACATCAGCTCCCTCAAGGCAGCCAGCTGCGGTACCGCGCCGCTGTCGGTGGCCGTAGCCGAAGCCTTCGAGCGGTTGACCGGCGCGATGATCTTCGAGGGCTACGGGCTGACCGAAGGCACCGCGCTCAGCGCCACCAACCCGCGCTATGGCCAGCGCCGCATCGGCTCCATTGGCCTGCCCATGGCCTACCAGGAGATGAAGGTCGTCAAGGTCGCCGGCGGGCGCATCCAGCGCGACTGCGAGCCGGGGGAACCTGGCATCGTGGTGGTGCGCGGCCCCAACATCTTCGCGGGCTACCTGAACCCGGAACAGAACAAGGGCATCTGGTTCGAAGGCGGCTGGTTCAATACCGGCGACCTGGGCTATGCGGACGAAGATGGCTACTTCTGGCTGACCGGGCGGGCCAAGGATCTGATCATCCGCGGCGGCAACAATATCGACCCGCGCATGATCGAAGAGGCGCTGTATCGCCACCCCGAGGTCTTCGACGCCGCGGCGGTCGGGCTGCCTGACGCGCATGCCGGGGAACTGCCGGTGGCGTACATCGCGCTCAAGCCGGGCAGCACCTTCCCGCTTGGCCGCATCAAGCACTACGCCTATGAGGTGATTCCGGAACGCGCCGCCGTGCCCAAGCAGTTCTACCTGGTCGATGCCATTCCCAAGACGGCCGTCGGCAAGATCCAGAAGAACGCGCTGCGCAGCGATGCCGTCCTGCGTGCGCAACGGCAGATGCTTGCCGAGGTCAATGCGCAGACGCCCGTGCCGCTTGTCGATATCCGCATCGAGGACCGGGGCGACCAGGGCATCCTGTCCACGCTGGTGCTGCCTGCCGCGCTGAGCCCTGAAGATCGGGAAATCGCGGCCGCAACCATCGGCAAGGCGTTCTCGACGCTGACGATCAAGTACGCGGTGGTCTACGAATAG
- a CDS encoding enoyl-CoA hydratase/isomerase family protein has translation MTGITEYDTVFIDRDGPCAVVTMNRLEKYNALNTGLRTDLYAALSSLMADRTVRGIVLWGGTKAFVAGGDIPEMLARRPIEAFVPTSGAPDLWALIHHSTIPVIAAIAGPCFGGGLELAMACDLRVAAENALMGQTETNVGLIPGRGGTQRLTRLVGATRAKEMIFTGEIIKPDEAYRIGLVNKVVPADELLAEAKAYVHRIAEKSPHSIAMAKLMINNGQDATLDTALMLEQLAFATLFSTEDMHEGGAAFLDKRRPVYRGV, from the coding sequence ATGACCGGCATCACCGAGTACGACACCGTCTTTATCGACCGCGACGGCCCCTGCGCCGTCGTCACCATGAACCGGCTGGAGAAGTACAACGCGCTGAACACGGGGCTGCGCACTGACCTTTACGCGGCGCTGTCGTCGCTGATGGCGGACCGGACGGTTCGCGGCATTGTCCTCTGGGGCGGGACCAAGGCCTTCGTGGCAGGCGGCGACATCCCTGAAATGCTCGCGCGCCGCCCGATCGAAGCCTTCGTCCCGACCAGCGGCGCGCCCGACCTGTGGGCGCTGATCCATCACAGCACCATCCCCGTGATCGCGGCCATCGCCGGGCCGTGCTTTGGCGGTGGTTTGGAACTCGCGATGGCGTGCGACCTGCGCGTCGCCGCGGAAAATGCCCTGATGGGACAAACCGAAACCAACGTTGGCCTGATCCCGGGGCGTGGGGGCACGCAGCGGCTGACCCGGCTGGTCGGCGCGACTCGCGCCAAGGAAATGATCTTTACCGGCGAAATCATCAAGCCCGACGAGGCCTACCGCATCGGCCTGGTCAACAAGGTGGTGCCCGCGGACGAACTGCTGGCCGAGGCGAAAGCCTACGTGCACCGCATTGCCGAAAAATCGCCCCACTCGATCGCCATGGCCAAGCTGATGATCAACAACGGCCAGGACGCCACGCTGGATACCGCGCTGATGCTGGAGCAACTGGCCTTTGCCACGCTGTTCAGCACCGAAGACATGCACGAAGGCGGCGCAGCGTTCCTCGACAAGCGCCGTCCGGTGTACCGGGGGGTCTGA
- a CDS encoding acetyl-CoA C-acyltransferase: protein MSRAVIVSFARTPIGKATRGAFNMTHGATMAGHAIQHAVQRAGIDGAEVEDIIFGCGQPIAATGGNVARQGGIRAGLPVSVSGTTLTRFCASGLQAVAFAAQRVLIDKVPVMVAGGVESISLSQPVTLKVAQQEAWLAKNRPDVYLHMIDTAEILAERYGMSRQRSDEFALRSQQLTVEAQKAGRYADEIVPLATVKSVKDKVTGETSTVEFLLEADEGVRADTTVAGLSALPAVKGEGYQVTAGNSSQLSDGAAALVVMSEREAERRGLEPLGYFVSLATAGVEPDEMGVGPVRAVPRLLERNELSIDDIDLWELNEAFACQALYCIDKLGLPLERVNVNGGAIAIGHPYGMTGARQAGHILLEGRRRKARYGVVTMCAAGGMGAAGLFEFIH, encoded by the coding sequence ATGTCGCGTGCAGTGATCGTTTCGTTTGCCCGCACCCCGATCGGAAAAGCCACCCGAGGCGCATTCAACATGACCCATGGCGCGACCATGGCGGGCCATGCCATCCAGCATGCCGTCCAGCGCGCGGGGATTGACGGCGCGGAAGTCGAGGACATCATTTTCGGCTGCGGCCAGCCCATCGCAGCCACCGGCGGTAATGTCGCCCGGCAAGGCGGCATCCGCGCGGGCCTGCCGGTGTCCGTCAGCGGCACGACACTGACCCGGTTCTGCGCGTCCGGCCTGCAGGCGGTCGCGTTTGCCGCCCAGCGCGTGCTGATCGACAAGGTGCCGGTGATGGTGGCGGGTGGTGTCGAATCCATCAGCCTGTCGCAACCCGTCACGCTGAAGGTCGCCCAGCAGGAAGCGTGGCTGGCGAAGAACCGCCCCGACGTCTACCTGCATATGATCGATACGGCCGAAATCCTGGCCGAGCGCTACGGCATGTCGCGGCAGCGCTCCGACGAGTTCGCGCTGCGCAGCCAGCAACTCACCGTGGAAGCCCAGAAGGCAGGCCGCTACGCTGACGAGATCGTCCCGCTGGCAACCGTGAAGTCGGTGAAGGACAAAGTGACCGGCGAGACGTCGACGGTGGAGTTCCTGCTCGAGGCGGACGAAGGTGTCCGTGCCGACACCACGGTGGCAGGCCTGAGTGCGCTGCCCGCCGTGAAGGGCGAGGGTTACCAGGTGACGGCCGGCAACTCCAGCCAGTTGTCCGACGGCGCCGCGGCGCTGGTGGTGATGTCCGAGCGTGAAGCCGAACGGCGCGGCCTCGAACCGCTCGGCTACTTTGTCAGCCTGGCCACTGCCGGCGTGGAACCGGACGAGATGGGCGTCGGCCCGGTGCGCGCGGTGCCGCGGCTGCTGGAACGCAACGAGCTTTCCATCGACGACATCGACCTGTGGGAACTCAATGAAGCCTTTGCCTGCCAGGCGCTGTATTGCATCGACAAGCTCGGCCTGCCGCTGGAGCGCGTCAACGTCAATGGCGGCGCCATTGCCATCGGCCACCCGTATGGCATGACCGGCGCGCGCCAGGCCGGCCACATCCTGCTGGAAGGCCGCCGCCGCAAGGCCAGGTATGGCGTCGTGACCATGTGCGCCGCTGGCGGCATGGGCGCGGCCGGCCTGTTCGAGTTCATCCACTGA
- a CDS encoding SRPBCC family protein, with protein MEFTGKQVIKAPRAEVWKRLNDPATLQQCLPGCEQYGQGEDGGYDAVIVAAVGPIKARFKGTVRFSDHLEGVGYHIEGSGSGGVAGYGKLGADVRLEDVDGGTTLHYVAAAQIGGKLAQIGSRLVGSVANKFLAEFFSRFEQLVTQEMEQSAALETSPE; from the coding sequence TTGGAATTCACTGGCAAACAGGTAATCAAGGCTCCCAGGGCAGAGGTCTGGAAGCGCTTGAACGATCCGGCGACTTTGCAGCAGTGCTTGCCGGGATGTGAACAGTACGGGCAAGGGGAAGACGGCGGGTATGACGCGGTCATCGTCGCGGCCGTCGGGCCGATCAAGGCTCGCTTCAAGGGAACAGTCCGCTTTTCCGACCACCTCGAAGGCGTCGGCTACCACATCGAAGGCAGCGGGAGCGGTGGCGTCGCGGGATATGGCAAGCTGGGTGCCGACGTCCGGCTGGAAGACGTCGATGGTGGTACCACGCTGCACTATGTGGCCGCAGCCCAGATCGGCGGAAAGCTCGCACAGATCGGATCCCGTCTGGTGGGCTCCGTCGCGAACAAGTTCCTGGCGGAGTTCTTTTCCCGCTTCGAACAGCTGGTCACGCAAGAGATGGAGCAAAGTGCCGCCCTGGAAACTTCCCCTGAATGA
- a CDS encoding (2Fe-2S)-binding protein, giving the protein MTVKIENTINGVTGTTEIEPRRLLVHMLRDQKRLTGVHIGCDTSQCGACTVLVDGATVKSCTVLAAQTDGCDLRTIEGMEHDHTTSALKQAFNELHGLQCGFCTPGMLLAARALLEHHPAPAEIDVREALHGNLCRCTGYQNIVDAVLLAATRLQQAPAAMQGEA; this is encoded by the coding sequence GTGACCGTGAAAATTGAAAACACCATCAATGGCGTGACGGGGACGACCGAGATCGAGCCAAGGCGGCTGCTGGTGCATATGCTGCGGGACCAGAAGCGCCTGACCGGCGTTCACATCGGCTGCGATACCTCCCAGTGCGGCGCTTGCACGGTGCTTGTGGACGGGGCGACCGTGAAGTCTTGCACGGTACTTGCCGCACAGACGGACGGATGCGACCTTCGCACGATCGAAGGGATGGAGCACGACCACACCACATCGGCGCTCAAGCAAGCCTTTAACGAGTTGCATGGCTTGCAATGCGGATTCTGCACCCCGGGGATGCTGCTGGCGGCGCGCGCGCTGCTGGAGCATCACCCCGCGCCGGCCGAAATCGACGTCAGGGAAGCGCTGCACGGCAACCTGTGCCGCTGCACCGGGTATCAGAACATCGTCGATGCGGTGCTGCTTGCCGCCACCAGGCTGCAGCAAGCGCCAGCCGCCATGCAAGGGGAGGCCTGA
- a CDS encoding xanthine dehydrogenase family protein molybdopterin-binding subunit, translated as MSEALNGSATRYIGKSVRRREDKRLMSGQGRFTDDHQFPGMVYAAFVRSPYAHASVTGVDTSAARALPGVIGVLTYADIHGKVGDIRPNWVVGNSRVPPHPPLAAERVRYVGEAVAMVVAESREIAADAAELVAVGYEELPPVVDAEAALSDTAPQLHDNVPGNHIGTFRLKGGSYEDALKRADRVISIRLVNQRLIPSPLEPRALCANFDPVDERLTFIVPTQVPHMSRRWLAETLRWPEHRVRIVAPDIGGGFGAKMHFYAEEVLVAFASRHFGLPVSWTETRSENFVATTHGRAHTEYVEAPVTTDGKVLGIRVRSFANLGAYLSNMATGIPTVNTANYITGNYQISSVDVEVNLVTTNTTPVDAYRGAGRPEAAYIIERLMDAVAGELDLDPVELRRRNLVQPDQFPYLPHDGARGRWDSGDYEACLNKATELIGYRRWRTEQAALREQGRYIGIGVICYLELVGMGISPMLEKVGFNRGGWESAHIRVHSDGKVTLFSGSMPQGHGHATSFAQIVAEALQLPMEDIDVVQGDTDRVLAGHGTFNSRSMPVGGSAAYVAAGKILARARRIAAFMLEVPEAEVDYADGQFSSAANPTVIPFSQVARMAYLAHKLPRDFEAGLDERVFYEPVALGAPNGCHAVVVEVDAETGVVTILDYVAVDDVGVMINPMLCHGQMHGGIAQGIGQALFEEASYDDAGQLLSGSLLDYGFPRIEQVPRMRTGFHVSPAPSNPIGVKGIGEAGCVGAPPAVVAAVCDALKPFGISHLDMPLTPPKVWRAIQQSRSAT; from the coding sequence ATGAGCGAAGCACTGAACGGCAGCGCAACCCGGTACATCGGCAAATCGGTCAGGCGACGGGAGGACAAGCGCCTGATGAGTGGCCAGGGCAGGTTCACTGATGACCATCAGTTCCCTGGCATGGTCTACGCGGCCTTTGTCAGGTCGCCATATGCCCACGCCAGCGTCACCGGAGTCGACACGTCAGCCGCGCGCGCGCTTCCCGGCGTGATCGGCGTGCTGACCTATGCGGATATCCACGGCAAGGTCGGCGACATCCGGCCGAACTGGGTGGTGGGCAATTCCAGGGTGCCACCGCATCCTCCGCTTGCGGCGGAGCGCGTGCGGTACGTCGGGGAGGCCGTGGCGATGGTGGTGGCCGAGAGTCGGGAAATCGCGGCGGATGCCGCCGAACTCGTCGCGGTAGGCTATGAAGAATTGCCGCCGGTCGTCGATGCGGAAGCCGCGCTGTCTGACACGGCGCCCCAGCTTCACGATAACGTGCCGGGCAATCACATCGGCACGTTCCGACTCAAGGGCGGCAGCTACGAGGATGCATTGAAACGCGCCGATCGCGTGATATCGATCCGGCTGGTGAACCAGAGGCTGATACCCAGCCCGCTTGAACCGCGCGCCTTGTGCGCGAATTTCGACCCGGTTGACGAGCGTCTCACGTTTATCGTCCCGACCCAGGTTCCGCATATGTCGAGACGCTGGCTGGCGGAAACCCTGCGCTGGCCCGAGCACCGGGTCCGGATCGTGGCGCCCGATATCGGCGGCGGATTCGGCGCGAAGATGCATTTCTACGCGGAAGAGGTGCTGGTGGCGTTCGCTTCCAGGCATTTCGGGCTCCCGGTAAGCTGGACCGAGACGCGCAGCGAGAATTTCGTCGCGACTACGCATGGCCGTGCGCATACCGAGTATGTGGAAGCGCCTGTCACGACCGACGGCAAGGTGCTGGGGATCCGGGTGCGCTCGTTCGCCAACCTTGGCGCCTACCTGTCGAACATGGCGACGGGTATTCCCACCGTCAACACGGCCAACTACATCACGGGCAACTACCAGATTTCCTCGGTCGACGTGGAGGTGAACCTGGTAACGACCAATACCACGCCGGTCGACGCGTACCGCGGTGCCGGACGCCCGGAAGCCGCTTACATCATCGAGCGGCTGATGGACGCCGTGGCAGGAGAACTGGACCTGGATCCGGTGGAGCTGCGGCGCCGCAACCTGGTGCAGCCCGATCAGTTTCCCTATCTGCCGCATGACGGCGCGCGCGGCAGGTGGGATTCCGGCGACTACGAAGCCTGCCTGAACAAGGCGACCGAACTGATCGGCTACCGGCGCTGGCGGACGGAGCAGGCGGCGCTGCGCGAGCAGGGCAGATACATCGGCATCGGCGTGATCTGCTATCTGGAACTGGTCGGCATGGGCATTTCGCCGATGCTGGAGAAGGTCGGGTTCAACCGCGGCGGCTGGGAAAGCGCGCATATCCGCGTGCATTCGGACGGCAAGGTGACGCTGTTCAGCGGGTCGATGCCGCAGGGCCACGGCCATGCCACCAGCTTCGCGCAGATCGTCGCGGAAGCCCTGCAACTGCCGATGGAAGATATCGATGTCGTGCAGGGCGACACCGACCGCGTGCTGGCTGGCCACGGCACGTTCAATTCACGCTCGATGCCGGTGGGCGGCAGTGCTGCCTACGTGGCAGCGGGCAAGATCCTCGCCAGGGCCAGGCGCATCGCCGCCTTCATGCTGGAAGTCCCGGAAGCGGAGGTGGACTATGCAGATGGCCAGTTCTCGAGCGCAGCCAATCCCACCGTTATCCCGTTCTCGCAGGTGGCAAGGATGGCATACCTTGCGCACAAGCTGCCCCGGGATTTTGAAGCAGGGCTGGATGAGCGCGTCTTCTATGAGCCGGTCGCCCTGGGAGCACCGAATGGCTGCCATGCCGTGGTCGTGGAGGTCGATGCGGAGACAGGCGTGGTGACGATCCTGGACTATGTCGCGGTCGACGACGTGGGGGTCATGATCAACCCGATGCTTTGCCACGGCCAGATGCACGGTGGCATCGCGCAGGGTATTGGCCAGGCGCTGTTCGAAGAAGCCAGCTACGACGATGCTGGGCAACTGCTGTCCGGATCGCTGCTCGACTACGGCTTTCCGCGCATCGAGCAGGTTCCCCGCATGCGCACCGGTTTCCATGTCTCGCCGGCGCCGTCGAACCCGATTGGCGTCAAGGGCATCGGGGAGGCGGGCTGCGTCGGTGCGCCGCCCGCGGTGGTCGCGGCGGTATGCGATGCACTGAAGCCATTCGGCATATCCCATCTCGATATGCCGCTGACGCCGCCGAAGGTCTGGCGTGCCATCCAACAGAGCCGGAGCGCGACATGA
- a CDS encoding FAD binding domain-containing protein — translation MIPYEVEYLRAGSVQQALAALAQHPEAKILAGGHTLLPMMKLRLARPGLLVDIGRLPELRGIVVHEDSVSIGSATTHAELEASAALKQLAPLFPLAATVIADPTVRNRGTIGGALVHADPSADWPAVALAMDAEMEVVGAHGSTRIPAHEFFAGFMATAVEPDEILTRIHVPLPAPGRVAYRKFRHPSSGYAVAAAAVAISVGKDGYAWGRIAITGVADTAFRAWEAGALLEGSFSDLPGKVDAIVEAAFANVTPLADNFADGAYRLQLGRVMLKRALADALEPPGAS, via the coding sequence ATGATTCCATACGAAGTCGAGTACCTCAGGGCCGGCAGCGTGCAACAGGCACTCGCCGCCCTTGCCCAACACCCCGAGGCGAAGATCCTGGCCGGCGGCCATACGCTGCTACCGATGATGAAGCTCAGGCTCGCGCGGCCCGGACTGCTGGTGGACATCGGCCGCCTGCCCGAACTTCGCGGGATCGTGGTCCACGAGGATTCCGTTTCCATCGGCAGCGCCACGACCCACGCCGAACTCGAGGCGAGCGCGGCACTGAAGCAACTGGCCCCGCTGTTCCCGCTCGCCGCGACGGTGATTGCCGATCCTACCGTCAGGAACCGTGGCACGATCGGCGGCGCGCTGGTGCACGCGGATCCGTCGGCCGACTGGCCGGCTGTCGCGCTTGCCATGGACGCGGAGATGGAAGTCGTAGGCGCACACGGAAGCACGCGCATTCCCGCGCACGAGTTCTTTGCCGGCTTCATGGCGACAGCCGTCGAGCCGGACGAGATCCTGACGCGCATCCACGTGCCATTGCCGGCGCCGGGCAGGGTTGCCTACCGCAAGTTCCGCCATCCGTCGTCCGGCTACGCGGTCGCTGCGGCGGCCGTTGCGATCAGCGTCGGCAAAGACGGCTACGCATGGGGAAGGATCGCCATCACCGGCGTTGCCGACACGGCATTCCGCGCATGGGAGGCCGGGGCGTTGCTGGAAGGCAGCTTCTCAGACCTGCCGGGCAAGGTCGATGCCATCGTCGAAGCGGCGTTCGCCAACGTGACCCCGCTGGCGGACAACTTTGCCGATGGGGCATACCGGCTGCAGCTTGGCCGGGTGATGCTGAAGCGCGCGCTTGCCGATGCGCTGGAGCCGCCCGGCGCAAGCTGA
- a CDS encoding TetR/AcrR family transcriptional regulator, with amino-acid sequence MTTTTKRPARQSYHHGNLREEMIRCGREILASQGVHGLTLRSAAKLAGVSHGAPRNQFSDKEGLLAAIAAEGFRELVAVRRARLAPEMSAEARLLTIMDGYIEFAVKHPALFYLMFGPQIEDKERYPELLEAGSASYQLLSGGVHDYFRENGLAEQFDDMMVRCAWSAMHGVSMFFSARPAGPSPRPRVALAQWRQSVQQFVLTGLLAAGQKKAAAANEAAAGKPKARPRSAAQA; translated from the coding sequence ATGACGACCACCACCAAGCGCCCGGCCCGCCAAAGCTATCACCATGGCAACCTGCGGGAAGAAATGATCCGCTGCGGCCGCGAAATCCTCGCCAGCCAGGGCGTCCATGGACTGACCCTGCGCTCCGCGGCCAAGCTCGCCGGAGTGTCACACGGCGCGCCGCGCAACCAGTTTTCCGACAAGGAAGGCCTGCTGGCCGCCATCGCCGCCGAAGGGTTCCGCGAACTGGTTGCGGTGCGGCGGGCCCGCCTCGCGCCGGAGATGAGCGCCGAGGCGCGGCTGCTCACGATCATGGATGGCTACATCGAGTTCGCCGTCAAGCATCCCGCGCTGTTCTACCTGATGTTCGGGCCGCAGATCGAGGATAAGGAACGGTATCCGGAGTTGCTGGAAGCCGGCAGCGCGTCTTACCAGCTGTTGTCTGGCGGGGTCCATGATTACTTCCGCGAGAACGGTCTTGCCGAGCAGTTCGACGACATGATGGTGCGCTGCGCGTGGTCGGCCATGCACGGTGTCAGCATGTTCTTCAGTGCCAGGCCGGCGGGGCCCAGCCCGCGCCCGCGCGTGGCGCTGGCCCAATGGCGGCAGAGCGTACAGCAGTTCGTGCTGACCGGCCTGCTGGCTGCGGGCCAGAAAAAGGCCGCGGCGGCCAACGAGGCCGCCGCAGGCAAACCGAAGGCAAGGCCACGCAGCGCCGCGCAGGCGTAA
- a CDS encoding winged helix-turn-helix transcriptional regulator, with translation MPCPVAQASAVLGERWVILILREAYYGSTRFEEFQRRLGIASNILSARLQTMTDHGLLARRKPEGSTRCAYFLTESARDFLPTYLSLKAWAERWVAEPKRRAKRFVDKQTGVEIAAPPLARADGSPIAFDDIEVVDAQVR, from the coding sequence ATGCCATGTCCTGTCGCACAGGCATCGGCAGTACTGGGCGAACGCTGGGTCATCCTGATCCTGCGCGAGGCGTATTACGGGTCGACACGATTCGAGGAGTTCCAGCGCCGGCTCGGCATCGCTTCCAACATCCTGAGCGCCAGGCTCCAGACAATGACCGATCATGGCCTGCTGGCACGCAGGAAGCCTGAAGGCAGCACACGTTGCGCGTACTTCCTGACCGAGAGCGCACGCGATTTCCTGCCGACGTACCTGAGCCTCAAGGCGTGGGCGGAACGATGGGTAGCGGAACCGAAGCGGCGCGCCAAGCGCTTCGTGGACAAGCAAACAGGCGTTGAGATCGCAGCGCCACCGCTGGCACGCGCCGATGGTTCGCCGATCGCCTTCGACGACATCGAGGTTGTCGACGCCCAGGTACGGTAG
- a CDS encoding TetR/AcrR family transcriptional regulator: MRYSLDQKAETHKHIVKAASTQFRKHGVNGIGVAQLMKSAGLTHGGFYAHFESKDALVAEAVDAAFDQTMDFLQEATSVTSSRQRKQAVVQAYVNKKHRDNPGSGCAIAALGADVSRLDAKTRKRFEARVTALIEAIAGGDDEAARKDAIVTLSAMVGGMVLARSVRSEALSSEILDALQTSL; this comes from the coding sequence ATGCGCTACTCGCTCGACCAGAAGGCTGAAACCCACAAGCACATCGTCAAGGCCGCCTCGACGCAATTCCGCAAGCACGGCGTCAACGGCATCGGCGTTGCGCAGCTGATGAAAAGCGCCGGCCTCACCCATGGTGGCTTCTACGCACATTTCGAATCCAAGGATGCGCTGGTTGCCGAGGCCGTCGACGCGGCCTTTGACCAGACCATGGATTTCCTGCAAGAGGCGACGTCGGTAACCTCTTCCCGGCAGCGCAAGCAAGCCGTGGTCCAGGCGTATGTGAACAAGAAGCACCGCGACAATCCCGGATCGGGTTGCGCCATCGCGGCACTCGGCGCCGATGTGTCGCGCCTTGACGCCAAGACGCGCAAGCGCTTCGAGGCGCGCGTGACCGCACTGATCGAAGCCATTGCAGGGGGCGATGACGAGGCCGCGCGCAAGGACGCCATCGTCACGCTGTCGGCCATGGTCGGCGGGATGGTGCTGGCGCGTTCCGTCAGGTCGGAAGCGCTGTCCAGCGAAATCCTGGATGCACTCCAGACCTCCCTGTAG